The DNA region TCTCGAGGCTTGTAGCGCGACGTATGCGTGCCCCGAGTTGCTGCGCGCACCCCGTCTCTCGCTATGCGCTTCGCTCAGCAACCATTGCGTGATTTTAGAGCGATTTTGGCCTCAAAACCTGCTTTCTGGGGCTTAAGATCAGGCAATAGTTTGCCGCGGGCACGAGCACTGGCGCGGGCACAGGCGCGGGCGCGGATCGGCGAGAGCTAGTCTCGGGGCGCGACCCGGCTGCGGCCCAGATCCGCGAATTCTGTGCGTGTAGCGTCACGATCACGTGGCAGCGCTCATGAAAACCCCAGGTCACGCAATACATTGCTTTTTGGTGCTATTGTGTGTCAAAATTAACGAGGCTTGCGCGACTACCGCGCCTTGTCTCAAGACATCAAGATTTTGGAGAAATTCATGGCTGTAAAGATTCGCCTGAAGCGCATGGGTAAGATCCGTGCACCGCACTACCGCGTTGTTGTTGCTGACTCACGCACCAAGCGTGATGGCCGCGCGATCGAAGAGATCGGTCAGTACCACCCGACCGAGAACCCCTCGGTCATCAAGATCGACTCAGAGCGTGCACAGTACTGGCTCTCGGTTGGCGCACAGCCCACCGAGCAGGTTGCCGCTCTGCTCAAGCTCACGGGCGACTGGGCAAAGTTTACCGGCGAGGGTGACACCGAGTCGAAGGTGCAGTTTGCTGGCGACAAGGAAGAGTTCGTCGCTGACACCTCGAAGAAGTCGGTTATCAAGCCAAAGGCTGAGAAGCCTGCTGAGGCTCCCGCTGAAGAGGCTCCTGCCGAAGAAGCAGCAGCTGAAGAAGCACCTGCCGCTGAGGCAGCCGAAGAGAGCGCAGAGTAGTCTTGTCGGCGGTTCAGACCGATGCGGTGCTTGAGCACCTGATTCAGGGAATCGTTGATCACCCTGCAGATGTGAAGATCAGCACCCGTGAGACCGCACGCGGCGACATTCTCGAGGTTCGTGTGAACCCCGAAGATCTCGGCCGTGTGATCGGTCGAAGCGGCCGCACCGCGCAGTCACTGCGCACCGTTGTTGGTGCGCTTGTGCAAGACCGCCGCGTGCGCATCGACGTTGTCGACACTGATAACCAAGATTCCGTTGGCTGATCCGCGTTCACGTCAAGAGGCTCCCCGACCCGATCTGGGTTCGGGGGGCCTTCGTGTCGGTCGACTCTCGAAGCCGCACGGGCTCAAGGGCGGAGTCAAGCTCGAACTGTTCACCGATAACCCCGAGCTGCGTTTCGTGCCGGGAGCGGTATTTCACCTGCAGGTGCCCGAAGAGTCGCCCTGGTTCGCAAAGACCATCACGATGCGCGAGCTGCGTTGGTACAACGACATGCCCGTCGGCTTCTTTGCAGAGCTTCCCGACCGCACCGCGGTCGAGGGCGCAGTGCGAGCAATTTTGTGGATCGACGAGGTCGCGGTTGAAGCTGGCAGCGAAGACAACGCCTGGTACGACCAGCAGCTCGTTGGCATGGCCGTCAAGCGTGATGGCGAGGTCATCGGCGAGGTTCGTGAGGTTCAGCACATGCCTGCCCACGACCTGCTGCTCGTGAAAACGACCGCGGGTGCTTCGGTGCTCGTGCCGTTCGTTGAAGCAATCGTTCCCGATGTCGACGCCGAGGCTCGCGTTGTGACGGTGACTCCGCCGCTCGGGCTCTTTGAAGAGCTCCCCGAGCAAGAGGCTGATGCCGAGGGGCCAGCCTCATGAGAATTGATGCGGTCAGCATCTTTCCTGAGTATTTTGACGTGCTCGGCATCTCGCTGCTCGGTAAAGCGAGCGAGCGAGGCATCATCACCTTCGAGGCTCACAACCTTCGTGACGTGACAACCGATCGCCACCACACGGTCGACGGTAAGCCGGCCGGGGGTGGTGCGGGCATGGTGATGCAGGCAGAACCGTGGGCGCTCACGCTTGACCCGCTCATCGAAAAGAGCGATGATCCGCTCATTATTTTCCCGTCGCCAGCGGGCGACGTGTTTACGCAGGCGATGGCTCGCGAGCTCGCGCGCGAAGATCACCTTATTTTTGGCTGCGGCCGATACGAGGGCATCGACCAGCGCGTGTTTGACGAGTACGGAGAGCGTGCGCGGGTTCGTCTCGTGAGCATCGGCGACTACGTGCTCAACGGGGGAGAGGTGGCTTCGATCGCGATGATCGAGGCGATCGCCAGGCTCATCCCGGGCGTCGTGGGAAACCCCGAGAGCCTCGTCGAGGAGTCGCACGAGAGCGGTTTGCTTGAGTACCCGAGCTATACAGCGCCTGCCGAGTGGCGGGGCCGTGAGATTCCGCCAGTACTCTTGAGCGGTGACCACGCGAAGGTCGCTGCATGGCGTCACGAGCAACAGATTGAACGCACGAGGCGTGTGCGGCCCGACCTGCTGAGCGACGACGAATAGACCGTCGCGCCGGCTGGCGTGGGAGCCCCCGAGTGTGGCATAATAGGCGTTTGTGTCATGGTGCACGCTGCCGCAAGGGTTTGCACAACGCATGACGCCAAATACTTTTTCACTTTAATCACAGCGTTTCGACTTGCGGCGGGCGCAGAGAGATACAGATGCAGAAGCTTGACTTCATTGATGCAGCATCGCTGAAGAGCGACATTCCCGAGTTCCGTGCTGGCGACACCGTCAAGGTGCACGTCAACATTGTTGAGGGTAGCCGTTCACGTGTGCAGGTCTTCCAGGGCCTCGTCATCGGCCGCCAGGGCGATGGCGTTCGCGAGACCTTCACCGTTCGCAAGATCAGCTTTCAGGTAGGCGTCGAGCGTACGTTCCCCGTTCACTCACCCGCGATCGACAAGATCGAGGTTGTGAGCCGTGGCGACGTGCGTCGTGCGAAGCTCTACTACCTCCGCGGTCTCACCGGTAAGAAGGCGAAGATCAAAGAGAAGCGCGAAAACTAAGCGCAACAGCATGAATGGGCTCCGGGATTTTCTCGGGGCCCATTTTGTTTGTCTCAAACGAATGCGGGCCGGCCAACCCGTGAATATTCAGAGCAAACCGAGACCGGGTGACGAGTAAGCTCGGGTGGGTACGGAGAAAGACGAGGCAAGAATGGCACAGCGCGCAGAAGAAACGATCTCTGGCACCGCGAAGGTATTCAGGTTTTTTCGAGATCTTCTCGTCATCGTCGTTATCGCCTTCGTTGCCTCGTACGCGCTCAAGACGTTTCTCGTTCGCGCCTTCTACATTCCCTCTGGCTCGATGAAAGAGACCCTGCAGGTGAATGACCGCATTCTCGTCAACCAGCTCGTGCCGAACGTGCAAAAGGTTGACCGAGGCGACATCGTCGTCTTTCGTGACCCGGGCGGGTGGGTATACCCACAGGCAATGCCAGAGGCGAACGGCTTTCAGAAAGTGCTGCAGCAGATCGGCCTCGCCGCTGAGGTCACCGACGAGTACGTCGTCAAACGCGTGATTGGTGTTGGCGGCGACCACGTCGAGTGCTGTGACATGAACGGCCTCATGATGATTAACGGTGTGCCGATTCGGGAGCCCTACGTGGTCATGCCCGAGGGTGCAACGAGGGTTTCTGAGATCGACTTTGACGTGACGGTTCCCGAGGGTTCGGTCTGGGTTATGGGCGACAACCGGTACGCGTCGAAAGATTCACGCTACAACCAAGACCAGCCGGGCAAGGGCTTCGTGAGCGAAGACGAGATCGTGGGCCGGGCCTTCCTGCTGAACTGGCCGCTCAACCGTTTTGGGCTGC from Leucobacter sp. UCMA 4100 includes:
- the rpsP gene encoding 30S ribosomal protein S16, with protein sequence MAVKIRLKRMGKIRAPHYRVVVADSRTKRDGRAIEEIGQYHPTENPSVIKIDSERAQYWLSVGAQPTEQVAALLKLTGDWAKFTGEGDTESKVQFAGDKEEFVADTSKKSVIKPKAEKPAEAPAEEAPAEEAAAEEAPAAEAAEESAE
- a CDS encoding RNA-binding protein; the encoded protein is MSAVQTDAVLEHLIQGIVDHPADVKISTRETARGDILEVRVNPEDLGRVIGRSGRTAQSLRTVVGALVQDRRVRIDVVDTDNQDSVG
- the rimM gene encoding ribosome maturation factor RimM (Essential for efficient processing of 16S rRNA); this encodes MADPRSRQEAPRPDLGSGGLRVGRLSKPHGLKGGVKLELFTDNPELRFVPGAVFHLQVPEESPWFAKTITMRELRWYNDMPVGFFAELPDRTAVEGAVRAILWIDEVAVEAGSEDNAWYDQQLVGMAVKRDGEVIGEVREVQHMPAHDLLLVKTTAGASVLVPFVEAIVPDVDAEARVVTVTPPLGLFEELPEQEADAEGPAS
- the trmD gene encoding tRNA (guanosine(37)-N1)-methyltransferase TrmD gives rise to the protein MRIDAVSIFPEYFDVLGISLLGKASERGIITFEAHNLRDVTTDRHHTVDGKPAGGGAGMVMQAEPWALTLDPLIEKSDDPLIIFPSPAGDVFTQAMARELAREDHLIFGCGRYEGIDQRVFDEYGERARVRLVSIGDYVLNGGEVASIAMIEAIARLIPGVVGNPESLVEESHESGLLEYPSYTAPAEWRGREIPPVLLSGDHAKVAAWRHEQQIERTRRVRPDLLSDDE
- the rplS gene encoding 50S ribosomal protein L19, which codes for MQKLDFIDAASLKSDIPEFRAGDTVKVHVNIVEGSRSRVQVFQGLVIGRQGDGVRETFTVRKISFQVGVERTFPVHSPAIDKIEVVSRGDVRRAKLYYLRGLTGKKAKIKEKREN
- the lepB gene encoding signal peptidase I, with product MAQRAEETISGTAKVFRFFRDLLVIVVIAFVASYALKTFLVRAFYIPSGSMKETLQVNDRILVNQLVPNVQKVDRGDIVVFRDPGGWVYPQAMPEANGFQKVLQQIGLAAEVTDEYVVKRVIGVGGDHVECCDMNGLMMINGVPIREPYVVMPEGATRVSEIDFDVTVPEGSVWVMGDNRYASKDSRYNQDQPGKGFVSEDEIVGRAFLLNWPLNRFGLLDSYSDVFAGLDDAKQGDGEPQEGGDDAQRNEDDEKPKEQ